Proteins encoded by one window of Homo sapiens chromosome 10, GRCh38.p14 Primary Assembly:
- the SHOC2 gene encoding leucine-rich repeat protein SHOC-2 isoform 5 (isoform 5 is encoded by transcript variant 12) — translation MEHNRINKIPFGIFSRAKVLSKLNMKDNQLTSLPLDFGTWTSMVELNLATNQLTKIPEDVSGLVSLEVLILSNNLLKKLPHGLGNLRKLRELDLEENKLESLPNEIAYLKDLQKLVLTNNQLTTLPRGIGHLTNLTHLGLGENLLTHLPEEIGTLENLEELYLNDNPNLHSLPFELALCSKLSIMSIENCPLSHLPPQIVAGGPSFIIQFLKMQGPYRAMV, via the exons ATGGAACACAATCGAATCAACAAAATTCCATTTGGAATTTTCTCCAGAGCAAAAGTATTAAGTAAGCTGAATATGAAG GACAATCAGTTAACATCACTTCCCTTGGATTTTGGAACTTGGACCAGTATGGTAGAATTGAATTTAGCCACTAATCAGCTCACAAAGATCCCTGAGGATGTGTCTGGTCTCGTTTCTCTTGAG GTTCTTATCTTATCAAACAATCTTCTAAAGAAGCTTCCCCATGGTCTTGGAAACCTTAGGAAGTTAAGAGAGTTGGATCTAGAAGAGAACAAATTGGAATCCTTGCCAAATGAAATTGCATATCTTAAGGATTTACAG AAATTAGTCTTGACAAACAACCAGTTGACCACTCTTCCCAGAGGCATTGGTCACCTTACTAATCTCACACATCTGGGCCTTGGAGAGAACCTACTTACTCACCTTCCTGAAGAAATTG gtacACTGGAGAACCTAGAAGAACTGTATTTGAATGACAACCCCAACCTGCATAGCCTTCCCTTTGAGCTGGCACTCTGCAGCAAGCTTTCAATCATGAGTATTGAGAACTGTCCACTCAGTCACCTTCCACCTCAGATTGTTGCTGGGGGGCCTTCTTTCATCATTCAGTTCTTAAAGATGCAGGGTCCATATCGTGCCATGGTCTGA